DNA from Nitrospira sp.:
TCTTGGATCGCCGTAGCCATTGAGGCCTCCTTTCCTTCCGCCGGTTCCTCTGCACCATTCACCGATGGCCGAAGAGTCGTCGGGAACCAGCGCGAGCACGGTGCCGGTGGATCCTGGCCGGACCGACCTGTGATTCCATCCCCTGCCGAACCCGATCCCACAACAGGAGAGCCGCCAAGACTACGATCGGTAAGGAATATGAGCTGAACACCATCATCCATGACATCGTTCCGCTCCTTTCTTGTCTCGTTCATCCTTTCAATGCTCCTGGGAGAAAGCATAGACCGTTCCAGCCGCCGAGCCGGAATTGGAATTCGCTGCAAGTGATGGACGGAAGAGGGCTTCTCGTTCGAGAGCGGGAGAAGGAACCGTGCGAAGACCGATCGTGACGAATGCTGCCGAGCCGAAGGAACGGCACGGTGCCGACGGATCGGCGCTACTGCAGGCGAGAGATATTGAGCTTGTGCATTTTCGACTGGAGGGTGGTGCGCTTCATGCCGAGCTTGGCGGCGGCACCCTTCGGCCCACCGATAATCCAATTGGTTGCCTGGAGCGCCCGTACGATATGGTCCCGCTCTGCGGCCTCCAGGGTGGTAATGGACTGTGTGTCACTGTCGGGGGGCGAGGTCGACTTCTCAAGGGACAGGTGCAACGCTCCTCCTGGCGAAAGAATGGTCGCACGTTCGATCAAATTTTCCAGTTCGCGGACATTGCCAGGCCAGTCGTACTGTGAGAGCCTCGCCAGGCCTTCGGTGGGAATCGAATCGATTTTCTTGTTCATGCGCCGGGCGAACTTCTGCGCAAAATATCGGACCAAGGATGGAATATCCTCCCGGCGGTCACGAAGGGCCGGCACCGTCAACGGAAACACATTGAGCCGGTAGAAGAGGTCGTTTCGAAACTCTTTGTTCGCCACCATCCTGGTGAGGTCGCGGTTCGTCGCCGCCACCAGACGCACATCGACCTTGATCGTCTTGGTGCTCCCCAATCGCTCGAATTCCTGTTCCTGCAGCACCCGCAACAATTTGGACTGCAATTCGAGCGGAATATCTCCCACTTCATCGAGAAACAGCGTTCCGCCGTCGGCGAGTTCGAAGCGGCCGGCCTTTTGCGCAATGGCTCCGGTGAACGCCCCTCGTTCATGGCCGAACAACTCACTTTCCAGCAGACCGGTCGGGATGGCCGCACAATTGATTTTGACGAACGTCCGTTCCCGCCGGCCGCTGCGGGCATGGATCGCGCGGGCGATCAGCTCTTTCCCGGTGCCGGTTTCGCCGAGAACCAGCACCGTGGAATCCGTCGGCGCGACGATTTCGACCTGATTGAGCACGCGCTTCAACGCCGCACTGTCGCCGATGATTTCCTCGAAGTTGTGCTCGGTCCTGATCTCGTCTTCGAGATAGAGCTTCTCTTTGGCGAGCCGATCCCTGAATCCTTGAACCTCTTTGTGGACCAACGCATTGTCGACGGCGATCGCAATTTGATGCGCCACCTGATTCAAGAGATCCACGTCCTCCTGTGTGAACAGGTCGTCGTTGCACCGACCCACGTTCAACGCTCCCAACGCGCGGTCGTAGGAGAGCAGCGGAACCGAGCAGAGCGCTTTCACCCCCTCGTCAAGCAGGTGTTGCGCGACCGGCGATTCCGAACAGAGGTGTTCCAGATCCTGCGCGCTCAATACCGCCGGTTTCCTGGTCGTAATCGCGATGCCGGCGGGCGTCGTACAGGCCGACTCGATGCGTCCCTCCTCGATGATGGATTCATTCTTCGCAAAATGCAGGACGTGGACCCGATACCGGCCGGTCTCCTGGTCACAGAGCACCAAACTTGAGCCGTCGTGCTGGATGACCTTGCGCAGGCAGTCGCTGACGGCGGTGAACAGTTCCTCCAATCCCAAATGAGAGACCACCGCGTTGTTCACTTCCAACAACAGGCGCTGGCGGTCGCGCTCGCACTCCAGTTGCCGTTGGGAGACGCGTGCAGCCGCGGCATTCAGCGCATTGTCCACCGCGACCGCCACCTGCTTGGCCACCTGCTGCATGAAGTCAATCTCTGATTCTAGATAGACTCTCCGTTGCAAGCTCCCAAATCCCATGGCGCCGAGACGGCGCTGCGCCGTCGTGAGGGGCACCACGCAGAAGGATTGAACGCTGTTCTCCCGCAACATCGACATCAATTTCGTGAAGCGGTGCTCCTGCATAACGTCGTTCACAATCAACGGCTGCTGGGTTTTCCACACCAATCCCCCGGGAGATTCGTCAACAGGTGTTTCGAGACCGGGGCTGATCGTGCTGGGTTGCGAGGTCACCAACAACCAGAGGCGCATCACATTCCGCCCGCTCTCGTGCAAGACCACATTGATGTAATCGAACGGAACGATACGAGGGAGGCGCCCGGCGAGGTCTCGAAACAGGTCTTGCAGATCACAGTGCGACGCGATGGATTCAGATACTTCGAGGAGAAGGCGCAGCCGATCCCGATCACGAGTCAGGTCCTGATGATGGAGGACATTGTCCACCGCAACGGCGACTTGTTTGCCGACCTGCCGGAGGAATTCCACGTCCGATCCGTCATGCGACCCCTTCCGCTGGCTCGCGAACCCCACCGCTCCGAGTCTTCGCAGCGCCGTGGTCAGGGGTACGACACAGAGCGACTGCACGCCGTCTTCCCGCATCCTCGCGGTGACGATCGGCCAGCGACGCTCCTCGGCCAGATCCGGCACGATGAGCGGCTGTTGCGTTTGCCAGACCCATCCGGCCGGAGTCTCTTCAATCGGTTCCTCATGGCCGCCCACGATGTCGGCAGGAACATTCGCCTGAAGCGTATGGAGCCTCATCACATGGCGATCGGGATCGTGTAAGGACAGGGCCACGAAATTCACATGGACGACATGAGGAAGGCGTTGGGCGAGGTCTCGAAACAGTTCGTGCAGGTCTCGGTGTCTGCTGATGGCTTCCGACACATCGAGCAAGGCGCGGTGCTGGGCGACTTCAGGCTCGGCAGTCTGAATGTCCAGATGGTCCCTCATGATGATTCCGTTTGAACGACGGCCCGCAGGAGGCCCACTCCATGCCGTCGCTCGGATCAGCATGCGGGAAGCGGTGAGGAAAAAGCAAGCCCGCCCTCCACAGGGCAGGCAGATGCGGCCCGACGCGCGACGGCCATGTGCTTACAAGATGCGCGGCGAAAGGAGCGCCTGTCGATCGACGGCCAGCAAATCGCCGATGCGCTCGATCGTGAGGTCCGCCGGGGGAAATGTGCGCAGCGCCTCGGCATCCCTGGCATAATGGCCCTGGCGCGGAAACACCGTCGTCACCCGGGCGCCCCAGTGCTTCTTCACCGCGGTGAGGATCCGCAACTTGTCATCGACAAGGACATAGTGGTCGGCGGGATACCGGCGCTCGACGTCGTCCAACTCCTGCTCTTTATGGATATAGATGAGGACCTGTTCCTCAACAGCGTCGAACAGACCGGACCGTTCGATCTTGCGCGGCTGAAACACCACGTCGCCGTCGGACAGGATCACGGGCTTGCCCCACCGGCCGACATGTTTCACGACCTCCAGGGCCTGCGGGAACAATCGCTCGACGAAGGGATAGTTGACCAGAAAACGCGACACCGTCAACAGGTGTGGATCGCGCGGATGCCGAACCCGATACCGTTGCAGCGCGCCGAGGTAGTCCGCATAGCCCAATTCACGGCGCAGCTCTTCGAAAATGGCCCAATATTGCTCCTCCCGCGCCGGACCGACCTCCCGCCGCAGATGCTGTTTGAGGTCGGCCGTGACGCGGTCGTTATCCAGCAAGGTATTGTCGACGTCGAAGAGCACCACCATCGCAGGAGCCGCCATGCCTTCCTCCGCTACCGCCTGCCGCTCCACTTCCAATTCCTGATCTCCGGCATGTCCGTCCCATACATCGCAATGTACTGTTTGTGCTGGATCCGTTTGTCGCGCATGTCCTGCTTGAGATAGGCGGCGCGGGCACCGAGATGCGGCACCCGGTCCACGACGTCGGCCACGAGGTGGAAGCGGTCCAGATCGTTCAACACGACCATGTCGAACGGCGTGGTCGTCGTGCCCTCTTCCTTGTAGCCGCGCACATGCAGATTGTGGTGGTTGGTCCGCCGATAGGTCAACCGATGGATCAGCCACGGGTATCCGTGGAAGGCGAAGATAATCGGTTTATCGGTGGTGAAGAGGGCATCGAATTCTTTGTCGGATAGACCGTGCGGATGTTCATTGGGCGGCTGGAGCTTCATGAGATCGACGATGTTGATGACACGCACTTTCAAATTGGGCAGGGCCACACGCAGCAACTCCACCGCCGCTAGGGTTTCCATCGTGGGCACATCGCCGCAACAGGCCATCACGACGTCCGGTTCGCTGCCGCGGTCGTTGCTCGCCCATTCCCAAATGCCGATCCCCGCCGTGCAATGCAGGATGGCGGCATCCATGTCGAGCCATTGCGGCGCCGGCTGCTTGCCCGCCACGACCACATTCACGTAATCGCGACTCCGCAGGCAATGGTCGGTCACGGACAGGAGCGTGTTCGCGTCCGGCGGCAGATAGACGCGGATGACCTCGGCCTTCTTATTGACCACATGGTCGATGAATCCCGGGTCTTGATGGCTGAATCCGTTGTGGTCCTGCCGCCACACATGCGAGGTCAGCAGATAATTGAGCGACGCGATGGGCCGCCGCCAGGGAATCTCGCGCGAGGTCTTGAGCCACTTCGCATGTTGGTTGAACATCGAGTCCACGATGTGGATGAACGCCTCGTAACAGTTCAAGAATCCATGTCGGCCGGTCAGGAGATACCCTTCGAGCCAACCCTGACAGAGGTGCTCGCTCAGCACTTCCATGACCCGCCCGTCATGCGCCACATGGTCGTCGGTGGGGAGAATCTCTTCCGTGGAGCAGCGATCGGCCACCTCGAACACAGCCGTCCAGCGGTTCGACGCCGTTTCATCCGGCCCGAAGAGCCGGAAGTTGGTCCGATTCATCTTCAGGACATCGCGCAGAAACAGCCCCTGCACCTTCGTCGCCTCGGCATCGTCGGCGCCCGGCTTCATGACCGGCACCGCGTACTGCCGAAAGTCCGGCATATGGAGATCGCGCAACAGGTTGCCGCCGTTCGCGCAGGGGATGGCGCCCATGCGCCGCTCGCCCGTCGGCGCCAGCGCGGCGAGTTCTGGCAACAGCCTCCCCCTGTCATCGAATAATTCCTCCGGTTGATAACTTTTCAGCCATTGCTCCAACAGCTGCACATGTTCCGGCCGATCCATGTCTCCCATCGGGACTTGATGGGAACGAAAACTCCCCTCCACCTGTTTCCCGTCCACTTCCTTCGGTCCGGTCCACCCCTTCGGTGTCCGGAGGACGAGCATGGGCCAGCGCGGCCGCCCGGTGAAGCCCTTCGTCCGGGCCTCCTGCTGAATGTGACGGATGGAAGCGACGATCTCATCCAGCGTGGAGGCCATCAGTTGATGCATCGTCGCGGGGTCGTCACCCTCGACGAAATAGGGTTGATGGCCGTACCCGATCAACAGGGATTCGAGTTCGTCCGGCGGCATGCGGGCCAGCACGGTCGGACCGGCGATTTTGTATCCGTTCAGATGCAGGATCGGCAATACGGCGCCGTCGCGCACCGGATTCAAAAACTTGTTCCCATGCCAGCTTCCGGCGAGCGGTCCGGTTTCCGCTTCACCGTCTCCGATCACACAGGCCGCCAGCAGGTCCGGATGGTCGAACACCGCTCCGTACGCATGGGCCAGGGAGTAGCCCAGCTCGCCGCCCTCATGGATGGACCCGGGCGTTTCCGGCGCGACGTGGCTCGGAATGCCGCCGGGGAATGAAAACTGCTTGAAGAGCCGCTGCAGACCGGCCTCATCCTGCGAAATATTGGGATAAACTTCGCTGTAGGTGCCCTCGAGATAGACGTTCGCGACGATGCCTGGCCCGCCATGGCCGGGGCCCGTGATATAGAGCACCGGAATGTCCTGTTCCTTGATGATGCGATTGAGATGGACGTAGATGAAATTCAGCCCCGGCGTCGTCCCCCAATGGCCGAGCAGGCGCGGCTTGATATGTTCCCGTTTCAACGGCTGCTTCAGCAGGGGGTTGTCGAGCAGATAGATCTGCCCGACGGAGAGATAGTTCGCCGCCCGCCAATAGGCATGCATACGCCGCGCTATGTCGGGGTTCAGCGGCTGATTCACCTGGGTCGTCTGGGTCATGGTGTCCCTCTTTCAAGTTCGAATGGTCCTGAACCCACCGTCCGTCACCGTTATGGGTGACCGGCGGTGGCGGTCAACGGCCCGCGTCCAGCTCCAGCAGGCTGCAGACCGATCGCGCGATCTGACTCTCTTCATCCGTGCGGATGACGCGAACCGTCACTCTGCTCTCGGGACCGGAAATGACCTGGTCGCCTGCCTCGTTGCGAGCCTGATCCAACCGGATGCCGAGAAACTCCAAGCCCTCGCACATACGGGCTCGAACCGCGGCAGCCTGTTCGCCGATGCCGCCGCTGAACACGAGCTGATTCAATCCACCCAGGGCTGCCGCATAGGCGCCGATCCATTTTTTTCCCTGATAACAGAACAGAGCCACCGCCTCAGCCGCCCTCACATCGCGCCGTTCCTGTTCCAGCAAATCCTTCATATCCGAGCTGATCTCCGACAGCCCCAACAGGCCGGAGCGGGCATTCACCATGTCGTGCCACTGTTCCACCGTCATGCCTTCGGTTTTGGACAGATACGACAGGAGACCGGGGTCCAGGTCGCCGGACCTGGTGCTCATCGGCAGTCCCGAAGCGGGGGTAAATCCCATCGTCGTATCGATGCTCACGCCGGCCCGCACGGCGGCCAGGCTCGCCCCGTTTCCAAGGTGGGCAAGAATCACCTTCCCCCGCGCAGCCTCACGGCCGGCCACTCGTTCCAACTCCTCCATCAGGTAGGCATAGGACAGCCCGTGAAACCCATAGCGCCTGACGCCCAGTCCTTCGTAGCGACGTGGGATGGCCAACAGGTGAGCGACGCGCGGCAGATGGCGGTGGAACCCCGTATCGAAACAGGCCACGTGGGGCACGTTCGGATATTCTTTGCCGAAGGCTTCGATCAAGGTGATTTCCGCCGGCAGATGTTCCGGGTCGTAGGGGCTGAGCCGATGCAACTCCTCCATCACCTCCGACGTGACCACTTGCGAATCCACATACAGGTTTCCTCCATGCACGACCCGATGCCCGATCGCCTGAACGGACAACCCCCTGCCGCTTTGCGCAAGTTGTTCGATCAGCACCCGCACAGAAGCCGCGTGGTCCGCCACATGAGCGGTCCGTCGCAAGCTCTGTCCCGTCGCAGGATCGACGGAGGTGATCAGCCCGTCCGCGAGGCCGATCCGTTCGATCTTCCCCGCCGCCGCCCGCACCGGAGGAGATCCCAGGCGAAACAGCGCCCACTTCACACTGGACGATCCGGCGTTGAGGATGAGAACCGCGGGAACTCCGTTGCTGACACCGACCATGCTTGCCTGCCTCTCCTTCAACATAGAACGGTCGTCCGGACAGAGCAACCGGAAAATCCAAGACCTCTCCGTTCTCCTGCCGACCTCCTTTTTCACGGTTCTCTCCATCTGTATAATAGAGGTATGTTCCGCCGGATCCTGCTCTCTGTCGCTCTGGTTGCCTCGCTGTGCTGCACCGCGGGAATCGCTTTCGTGGAGGCATCGCCCGGCACGGCACTGCTGGGCGGCACCGTGCTCTCCATCAATCAGGAGACCCTGTCGGTGACCATGCTGATGCCCACCGGTGAATCGCGGGTCCTGGTGGCCGTCGATCGACGGCTGCTTCAGGGCATCAGCGTCGGCGACCACGTGAGTTTCGAGCTGAATAAAGAAGACAAGCTGATCAAACTCATCAAACTGCCGACCGACCCCGCTAACTGACGATGGTTCTCGTCTTCGACGGGCTTCTGCGAACGGACTCAACGGACTCATTTGTGGGAGACCGAAGGGCCCATGCAAGCGCAGGCGGGGCAAGGTTGGGAGCCGATGGAGGAGGCGAGGCGGGAATCATTGCGCATCCGATTCGACAGGGTATCCGGCCACGCCGCTGCATGGCGCCGGCTCCTGACCACTCGTAATTTCGGCTGGTTGTGGTCGGGGCAGGTGATCTCCCAAATCGGTGACGGCCTGACCAAAGTGGCGCTCCTGTTTTTTGTGTATGATCTTACCGGTTCGGCGCTCAAGATGACCGTCATCGGAGTGCTGCAGACTATTCCGCCCTTGCTGTTCGGACCCTTCGCGGGTGTCTATCTCGATCGTCTACCGAAGCGGGCAACCCTGATCGTCGTCGACCTCGTTCGTGTCGAACTTCTTATTCTCATCCCGACGCTGTATGGAATGAACTCACTGTCCCTTGTGTCCCTCTATGCCATTGTCTTCGCCATCTCCTGCTTTTCGATGGCGTATGGGCCGATGTTGAGCGCCATCGTCCCCCTCATTGCGGAGAAGGATGAGCTCACTCCCGCCAATGCCCTCATTCAAGGCAGTGTGACGATCGGCCAACTGTTGGGTCCGGCCATCAGCGGCCTGTTGATTGCACTTATCGGAGCCCAGAACGTCCTCTATGCCAATGCCGGGACGTTCTTCCTCTCGGCCCTGTGCAAAATTCCCCTCGCATTGCCCCAACAGGCTGAGAAGGCCCGCACCTCGACTCACACGGCCTTGGAAGACCTGCGAGCCGGTTTCAAGTTCGTCTTCCAGGATCACCCAATCCTATTGCTGCTGGTGATTATCGCCTCCGTCTTCATGTTCAGCTCGACCGGCTTCGTGTTCATGTTGCCGGTCATTGGAGAGCAGATCCTGCGAGTCGACTCGGTCGGTTTAGGATGGCTTTGGTCCTCGCTGGGCATCGGCCTGCTCCTTTCCACACTCTGGCTCGTCTTGTCCGAACAGAGACGTCTCTGTCGACGTCTCTGGATCATGGCCGGCGCCGCGCTCATCGGCGGTCTGGCCGTCCTCGCCTTGACCTGGACCAGCTCGTTCATTGGGGCCGCGTTGTTGATTGCAGCCATCGGCGGCAGTTCGGGGCTGATCACACCGATCGTCGCCAGTTCGCTGCAGGAGAACACGCCCAAAGATCTGCTGGCCAGGATTTTCAGCGTATTCAATACGGGCACCATGGGCATGGCCATTCTCGGCATGACAATGTTCGGTTGGACTGCCGACCGGTATGGCCCCTCCCTCGCACTATCGGCCATGGCTGCGGTGGGGATCGCAACGGCCGTTCTGACCGCCTCGACGATCCCATGGTGTAAACGGCTCGATCCTCAAGGCAGCACGGCTGGAAGCCACGCCTGACCGCCAGCAACACTCCTTCGAACCACCCATCACTCAATCGGTCTCATCAGGGGAGCAACCTGTGTTCCCCCTTGTGCAGTTTCTCGCATTGCATCAAGGCTCGCCGATACATCGGCAGAAATCCTGTCGGCCATCCCGCAACCTGCCGGTTCTTGTATAATGCGACGCTTACAGGCCCAAGCTGGTTCCATCCCAAGATGAAACGGAGGTCGAATGACATGCCGTAGATACCGTTCTTCTATTCCTTCAATGTTGTCACTGGCGGCATTACTCATGTGCAACCAGCTCGACAGCCAGGCCGGAGAGGCGACCATCGATCCCGCCGTGAAACGATCGTTGGAACAGGTGATCGAAGAGTACATCCGGATGCATCCGGAGGTGATCGAGCAATCATTGCAGGCGTTGGAAAACAAGCGTGCGGCGGAAGAGCAACAGCGACAACAGGCCGCCATCGTCGCCCATCAACAGGACCTGCTCCATGATCCGGCTTCCCCCGTGAGCGGAAATCCGACCGGGGATGTGACCGTCGTGGAGTTCTTCGACTATCGCTGCGGGTTCTGCAAGAAGGCGGCATCGGCCGTGACCCAACTGCAACAGGGTGATGCCGGCGTGCGCATCGTCTACAAAGACTTCCCGATTCTCGGCGAGGCTTCCGAGTTGGCCGCCAAGGCAGCCCTCGCCTCGAACCTTCAGGGCAAACACCGCACCTTTCATGAAGCCCTACTGGCTGCGAAAGGCGACCTCACCAAAGAACAGATCTTCCATATCGCACAAGAGGCGGGCCTGGATGTGACGACGCTCGAACAGGACATGGTGAACCCGGAATGGCAGGCCGTCATCGACCGCAACCGCCTGCTCGCCAAAGACTTGGGCATCAGCGGCACACCGGCCTTCATCGTCGGTCACGATCTCGTACCGGGAACCCTGGACATCAAGATGCTGCAGGACTTGGTGGCTCGCAGGCGGGCGCCCTAACGTCTCGGCTGTTTCTTAAGGAGGAAGGAAGTAGGGACAACCGAACGGCGACAGAGGAGAAATCTCTCGTCCTCAAACAAAGACGTGGGGGAGTCGATCGACTCCCCCACGTGGTGATTGGGACCGGCACTGCATCGAGAGGGCGGCGCCTTCTTCAGTGAGGCGCCGCCCGAATCACTAACGGACGTTGGTCGCGGTACGGGAGACCTTGGCATCACCCGACTCGGACCCAGCCCTCTTGATCGAAGGTGCCTGCTGGTTCAACGGGAGGATCCGTTGATCGTCCACCGGAAGCACCTTCAACAGTCCCCACTGCCCAGACTGGGCATAGGGCAGACGCTGGTTGCTCCAGACATAGTCGCCCGGCAAGCGGAAGCTGCCGCCGGCGGCAGGGATGAAGGCATCCAACGCTTCAGAGGCTGAAAACTCGACGACGCTGATCTGGTCGGCCCCGCGCATGAACGGCTCGATCGGCCATTCGTGCTTCTCGACGCTGAACATCCCGTTCTGCTCGTTGCTCGCGCCGAACACATGGATACGCACGGGATCTCCCGCATGCGCCTCGATGAGCGGCGTGGCGATGCTCTCCGGTTTATCGACGGAACAGGGTTGGAAGACCCTGCCCAACGTGCAGCCGGACGCTTCACGGAACTTATAGGGTTCCGAGCGATAGTTGACGGCCGTCAGCCCGGCGGTGTTCTGCACGTAGGGCATGAAGCTCGTCCCGATGATGTTGTCCTCGTCCTGGAAGAAGAGGGCCACATCGCGGTAGTTCGAACGGTTCTCGTAGCCTTGAATGGTCCGGTCTACGATCACGTCGGCGATCCAGCTGTTTTTCGTCGAAATGTCCGCGCCGGTCTTCGGATCGCGATAGGTGGCACCCTTCGGGCCGATCACGATGCCGCCGAACAGGCCGTTGCGAGGGTTCGTCATCACGTTCCCCCAATCCCACACCAGGGACGCAGTTTCCCCGATGAACGGATCGGCGTAATAGGTGTAGACGCGGCTCTCACCGGGCGCAACCGTTTGCTCACCGGGGTTGTTGCCGACGTTTGCACCCAGGGAATCCTTCGGATCGAAGGCCAAGCCGATCGCCGAGAACGACGCGCGGCTCTGCTTCATCTTGTTGGTCAACTTGACCTTGAGGCAGTCCCCGACATTCGCCCGCAACGTCAGCGGCATCGGCTGCACGCCGGACGCCACGGTCGCCGCGTCCTCATCCAAGACGTAAATCTTGGCATCGGGGTTGACCATCTGAATGGTCCGCTCGAAGTCCACCTCGATGGCATCCGGTGCCTTCGGGTTCAACTTCATCGACGGGAAATCGATCGCCGAGACGTTGAAGTTCTTCACCGGCGCATCGGATGGGCACACCGGCGGCGCTGCCGGAATCACATTGCGTCCGCTATACCCGGCAGGCAACTTCTGCAGGTCCGGCACATCCTTGTCCAGCACCCGCAGGATACCCCACGCGCCTTCGGAGAACTTGGACGAGCGACCGTTGAAATGGATATAGTCGCCTGCCTGCAGTCTCGGCCCGCCTGCTTGCGGCACCACCAGATCGTACCGCTCGGCGATGCCGACATGGATGGAGTTCTTCCTGTTCGCGTCGCCGGCATACCGTTCGGTCAAGTAGGTATGACCGGACAACGTCCAGACCATGCTCTCGTTGGTCATGGTCTGCAGCAATCGGAACACAACCGTATCCCCCAGGTAGGCCCGCACCATCGGCGTATAGGGATCGCCGTGCACGGCGCTGCTGAAGAGCTTCGACGGATCCGGATTGGCTTTCAGGCGACCGGTGATCGGCTCCGCCCTGAAGTTGAGGCTGCCGCCGGTCGTATGGGTGCCGCCGTTCAGGAACGGCATCGGCGTCATCTTGATATGGTCCGGAATCGGGAACGACACGGTCTTCCCCGCTTCCAAGGCCACCTCGATCGGCTGACCGGGCGGATTGCCCGCCGTTACGATGTTGATCGTGTGCGGCACACTGTCGTTCAACTGGACCAAGAGTTCACGGAAGCTGCCGTTCACCCCGTAGCCCACCGGCTCCGCGGTCCGGATGTCCGCCAACGGACCGCTCCGGATCGGCGCACCGGTCTTCGGATTGTGATAGGTCGAACCGACCGGCTCGACGATCATCGTGCCGAACCCGCCGTGGCCCCAGGTGATCCGGCCCAACGCATGGTCGTGCCAGAACACGGTGCCGACATCGGAATCGACCCAGAACCGCTGTCTGACGAATTCCACCGTCACGATATCCTTGACCGGATGGTCGTGTTTCAATGGTCGAACCAGGGTGATCTCGTTACCCTTGATCGACTTGATTCGTCCGACTTCATTCCCGCCGACATTGTCCGCCCCGATCAGAATCTCAATTTCAGGATGATACTGGGCGGCGTTCTTGACGGTGATGACCCGGTCGCCCTTCTTCGCCGCCTTTGTGAACACGGTGTTCAAGGGCATCGGCAAGCCCTTGTCCGTTTTCTTCTCCAGCATCGTGAACGGGCGCACCGACTGTTCGTTCGAGAACCCGGTGATCACGCCGTCCGACGACTGGTTGTCGAACTGCAGGAAGTGCCAATGGGTATTGACTTTCGACGCATGGAAATTCGAGTAGTCGTCGTCTTCCCATTCGCTGGTCAACATCCAATCGACGCAATCGTAGATGTTCGACCGCACGACCAACGGGAACTTGAGGTCGTTGTTTTTCCGGATGGCGGCTTCTTCTTCGTGCAAGACGTAGATCAAGCCGCCCTCATCCATGATCGCCGGCGTGTCGCCCTGCTTGTCGG
Protein-coding regions in this window:
- a CDS encoding phosphoketolase family protein: MTQTTQVNQPLNPDIARRMHAYWRAANYLSVGQIYLLDNPLLKQPLKREHIKPRLLGHWGTTPGLNFIYVHLNRIIKEQDIPVLYITGPGHGGPGIVANVYLEGTYSEVYPNISQDEAGLQRLFKQFSFPGGIPSHVAPETPGSIHEGGELGYSLAHAYGAVFDHPDLLAACVIGDGEAETGPLAGSWHGNKFLNPVRDGAVLPILHLNGYKIAGPTVLARMPPDELESLLIGYGHQPYFVEGDDPATMHQLMASTLDEIVASIRHIQQEARTKGFTGRPRWPMLVLRTPKGWTGPKEVDGKQVEGSFRSHQVPMGDMDRPEHVQLLEQWLKSYQPEELFDDRGRLLPELAALAPTGERRMGAIPCANGGNLLRDLHMPDFRQYAVPVMKPGADDAEATKVQGLFLRDVLKMNRTNFRLFGPDETASNRWTAVFEVADRCSTEEILPTDDHVAHDGRVMEVLSEHLCQGWLEGYLLTGRHGFLNCYEAFIHIVDSMFNQHAKWLKTSREIPWRRPIASLNYLLTSHVWRQDHNGFSHQDPGFIDHVVNKKAEVIRVYLPPDANTLLSVTDHCLRSRDYVNVVVAGKQPAPQWLDMDAAILHCTAGIGIWEWASNDRGSEPDVVMACCGDVPTMETLAAVELLRVALPNLKVRVINIVDLMKLQPPNEHPHGLSDKEFDALFTTDKPIIFAFHGYPWLIHRLTYRRTNHHNLHVRGYKEEGTTTTPFDMVVLNDLDRFHLVADVVDRVPHLGARAAYLKQDMRDKRIQHKQYIAMYGTDMPEIRNWKWSGRR
- a CDS encoding 27kDa outer membrane protein — protein: MCNQLDSQAGEATIDPAVKRSLEQVIEEYIRMHPEVIEQSLQALENKRAAEEQQRQQAAIVAHQQDLLHDPASPVSGNPTGDVTVVEFFDYRCGFCKKAASAVTQLQQGDAGVRIVYKDFPILGEASELAAKAALASNLQGKHRTFHEALLAAKGDLTKEQIFHIAQEAGLDVTTLEQDMVNPEWQAVIDRNRLLAKDLGISGTPAFIVGHDLVPGTLDIKMLQDLVARRRAP
- a CDS encoding Acetate kinase, whose protein sequence is MKKEVGRRTERSWIFRLLCPDDRSMLKERQASMVGVSNGVPAVLILNAGSSSVKWALFRLGSPPVRAAAGKIERIGLADGLITSVDPATGQSLRRTAHVADHAASVRVLIEQLAQSGRGLSVQAIGHRVVHGGNLYVDSQVVTSEVMEELHRLSPYDPEHLPAEITLIEAFGKEYPNVPHVACFDTGFHRHLPRVAHLLAIPRRYEGLGVRRYGFHGLSYAYLMEELERVAGREAARGKVILAHLGNGASLAAVRAGVSIDTTMGFTPASGLPMSTRSGDLDPGLLSYLSKTEGMTVEQWHDMVNARSGLLGLSEISSDMKDLLEQERRDVRAAEAVALFCYQGKKWIGAYAAALGGLNQLVFSGGIGEQAAAVRARMCEGLEFLGIRLDQARNEAGDQVISGPESRVTVRVIRTDEESQIARSVCSLLELDAGR
- a CDS encoding putative MFS-type transporter, which produces MQAQAGQGWEPMEEARRESLRIRFDRVSGHAAAWRRLLTTRNFGWLWSGQVISQIGDGLTKVALLFFVYDLTGSALKMTVIGVLQTIPPLLFGPFAGVYLDRLPKRATLIVVDLVRVELLILIPTLYGMNSLSLVSLYAIVFAISCFSMAYGPMLSAIVPLIAEKDELTPANALIQGSVTIGQLLGPAISGLLIALIGAQNVLYANAGTFFLSALCKIPLALPQQAEKARTSTHTALEDLRAGFKFVFQDHPILLLLVIIASVFMFSSTGFVFMLPVIGEQILRVDSVGLGWLWSSLGIGLLLSTLWLVLSEQRRLCRRLWIMAGAALIGGLAVLALTWTSSFIGAALLIAAIGGSSGLITPIVASSLQENTPKDLLARIFSVFNTGTMGMAILGMTMFGWTADRYGPSLALSAMAAVGIATAVLTASTIPWCKRLDPQGSTAGSHA
- a CDS encoding Formate hydrogenlyase transcriptional activator → MRDHLDIQTAEPEVAQHRALLDVSEAISRHRDLHELFRDLAQRLPHVVHVNFVALSLHDPDRHVMRLHTLQANVPADIVGGHEEPIEETPAGWVWQTQQPLIVPDLAEERRWPIVTARMREDGVQSLCVVPLTTALRRLGAVGFASQRKGSHDGSDVEFLRQVGKQVAVAVDNVLHHQDLTRDRDRLRLLLEVSESIASHCDLQDLFRDLAGRLPRIVPFDYINVVLHESGRNVMRLWLLVTSQPSTISPGLETPVDESPGGLVWKTQQPLIVNDVMQEHRFTKLMSMLRENSVQSFCVVPLTTAQRRLGAMGFGSLQRRVYLESEIDFMQQVAKQVAVAVDNALNAAAARVSQRQLECERDRQRLLLEVNNAVVSHLGLEELFTAVSDCLRKVIQHDGSSLVLCDQETGRYRVHVLHFAKNESIIEEGRIESACTTPAGIAITTRKPAVLSAQDLEHLCSESPVAQHLLDEGVKALCSVPLLSYDRALGALNVGRCNDDLFTQEDVDLLNQVAHQIAIAVDNALVHKEVQGFRDRLAKEKLYLEDEIRTEHNFEEIIGDSAALKRVLNQVEIVAPTDSTVLVLGETGTGKELIARAIHARSGRRERTFVKINCAAIPTGLLESELFGHERGAFTGAIAQKAGRFELADGGTLFLDEVGDIPLELQSKLLRVLQEQEFERLGSTKTIKVDVRLVAATNRDLTRMVANKEFRNDLFYRLNVFPLTVPALRDRREDIPSLVRYFAQKFARRMNKKIDSIPTEGLARLSQYDWPGNVRELENLIERATILSPGGALHLSLEKSTSPPDSDTQSITTLEAAERDHIVRALQATNWIIGGPKGAAAKLGMKRTTLQSKMHKLNISRLQ